GCGAGTGTACGGCCGGGCGGAGGCGATCCAGCTCCTGCTCACGTTTTCGATCTTCCTGATCCTGGACGATCTGATGAAGCTCATCTGGGGAACCAAGCCGTTGTTCGTCAGCGAGCCCTACACGCTCCTCGGGGAGTTCTCTCTCTCCGGCATTCGGTATTCCTGGTACCAGGTGCTGCTCATCGCGGTGGCCATCCTCTTCGGCGGGGCACTGGTCTGGGCAGTGCGCGGCACCCGCATCGGGAAGATTGTCGTCTCGGTCATCAACGATCGGGAGATCAGCCAGGCCATCGGCATCAACGTGAACCGCATCAACATGCTCTCCTTCACCCTGGGGGCCTTCTGTGCCGCCCTCGGGGGGGCCCTGATCGCTCCGACCATCGCCGTGGCGCCGGGCTTCGCCGTGGACGCCACGGTGCTCGCCTTCGCGGTGATCGCCATCGGGGGCATGGGAAACCTCGAGGGGGCAGCTCTCGGAGCGCTGATGGTGGGGCTGCTGCGAGCCATGGCCGTCCACCTCCTGCCGGAGGCCGACCTGGTGGTGATTTACCTGGCCATGATCGTGGTCCTCGTCATCCGCCCGCAGGGGCTCTTCGGCGAACTGCAGCTCCGGAGGATCTGACGGATGGATGCCAATCGGCTCCCGCTGGTCCCCACGGCAGGGGCGGTGTTCCTCCTTGTCGTCCCCTTCATCTTGCCGGACTGGATGAAGTTCATCGTCACGCTGGCCATGGCCAAATTCGTGGCCGTGCTGGCGGTGGCGCTCTTTCTCAGGGCCAACTTGGTGACCTTCGGCCACGCCATGTTCTATGCCGTGGGCGCCTATGTGGTGGGCTTCGGGGTCAAGTGGTTTCGCTTCCACGACATGGTGGTGCTGCTCCCGCTCGGGGCTCTGTTGGGCGCCGGGGTGGCGGCCCTCGTCGGCCTGGTCATGGCCCGGTACCGCGAGGTGTTCTTCGCCATGCTCAACCTGGCCTTCTCCATGATGCTCTACGGCGTCCTTCTCAAGCTCTACTGGCTCACCGGCGGGACCGACGGGCTGGGCGTGGGGGTGCCCACGTTTCTCGGGTACGCGCCGACGAGGGAGCACCTCCGGGACTTCCTCTACTACACGACGCTGGGTGTCGCGGGAATCGTCATCTACGTGGTCTATCGTTTCCTGGCGTCCCCCCTCGGATTCTATCTCCGGGCCCTGGCGGACAACGAGATCCGCATCGAATACTCTGGCCAATCGGCGCGGCGCGTCCTGTACATCACCTACATCGTTTCCGGCGCGTTGGGCGGGGTGTCCGGGGTCCTGGCCGCCTTCACCGTCGGGCACATCGTGCCGGAGTATTCCTTCTGGATCCAGTCCGGCGACTTTGTCTTCGTGGCGATCCTGGGGGGGTATGGGAGCGTCGTCGGTCCCCTGATCGGCTCCGTCGCTTTCGAGTTCATCCGTACCTACGCCTCCAAGTACTTCCCGAACGAATGGCAGATGACCCTCGGCATCATCATGCTCGCGATCATCCTCTTCCGCCCCGGGGGACTCTGGGCCATCTACGAGTCCCTGGCGGCCCGGTTCGGGAAGCGGACGAGCGAGGGGCAGCGTGCCTGAGGCGTCGGTCCTGAGAACGATCGACCTGACCAAATCCTTCGGGATGGTCACGGCGGCCGATCGGATCAACGTGGAGATTCGCGCAGGCGAGCTGGTCGGCATCGTGGGAGCGAACGGGTCAGGCAAAACCACGTTCCTGAACTTGATCACCGGCTATCTGACGCCCGAAGGCGGTCGCATCCTGCTGATGGGGGAGGACCGCACCGGGCTGCCGCCCCGAGTGATCACCAGGCTCGGGATTGCCCGCTCGTTCCAGATCCCTCAGCTCTACACCAACATGAGCGTCCTGGACAGCATCCTGCTCTCGCTGGCGGCTCAGGCGGACAAGGTCGGCTTCTGGCGGCCTCTCTACCGGCCACCGTGGACGGACGAGGGCATGGAAGCCCTCGAGCGATTTGGCCTCAAGGCCTACGCCCAGCGGCCCGTCAGCGAGCTGCCGGAGGGCGGGCGGAAGCTGCTCGACATCGCCCTCTCTTTCGCGCTCAAGCCGAAGCTCCTCCTGATGGACGAGCCCACGAGCGGGGTCAGCACCAAGGACAAGTTCCAGATCATGGACACCCTCATCAAGGTCGTGCAGGAAAGCCGCCTCACGACGATCTTCGTGGAGCACGACATGGAAGTGGTGCAGCGCTACGGCCAGCGGGTGCTGGCCTTCAACGACGGTCGGGTCATTGCTGACGGGAGGCCGGAGGCGGTGCTGGCGGATCCGGACGTGCGGAAAGCTGTTCTGGGTCGGGTGTAAGGATGCTCAACGTCGAGAGGCTCCACGTGAGCATCAAGGGGTTCCCCATCCTCCGAGGGGTCACCCTGGAAATCTCGGCAGGAGGCCTGGTTGGTCTGGTGGGCCGCAACGGCGCCGGAAAGACGAGCACCCTGAAGGGGATCCTGGGTCTGGTGCCGGTGACGGGCGGACGCATCGCGCTGGACGGTACGGACCTCTCGAAGGTGCCCGCGCACAAGCGCGCCCCGCTGGGGATCGGCTACATGCCCGAGGATCGACGGCTCATCGGCGCCTTGACGGTCGAGGACAACATCCTGATGCCGGCCTGGGCCACGGGGCGCGCGGATGAGCGCCAACGGCTCACGTACATCTACGACATCATGCCTGACGTGCCGCCGCTGGCCCGCCGTCGGGCCTCGACGCTCTCTGGCGGCCAGCAGAAGATGGCGGCGCTGGCCCGGGCGGTCATGACTGGCACGAAGCTCCTACTCCTGGATGAAGCGTTCGAAGGGCTCTCCCCCGCCACCGGTGAGAAGTTCGCCCGCACCATCCAGGCGCTCCAGCGCGAGGGGCTGGCCATCCTCATCGCCGAATCCGACGACAAGCGTCTCGACTTCGTCGACACCATCTACACCATCGAACGCGGTGAGATCGTCGAGCCTACTGGCGCCGTCCCGACTCGCGGATGAGCAGAATCACGCGGCCCCGAATCCGAGTGAGGCGCGCCGGACATATGCGAGAAGCATTCTGAAAAGGGGAGGGCTGACCATGGGTCGCCTGCGCGCGTCGCTGGCTGGGATGGTGGCGCTGCTGGGGGGGCTGGCCTCGCCGGTGTCAGCCCTCGACACGCCCAACGAACGGATCACGCTGGTGGGGCTCACCGGCGTCCACGTGGTCGTCTACCATGTCGGCACCGAGGGCGACCGAGACGGGCTGGCGCAATCGAGCCTTCAGGCCGAACTGGAGCAGCGGCTGCGCCTCGCCGGGCTCCGGCCCCTGGGTGCGACTGAAGCGCTCAGATCCGCGGGCCGGCCGACCCTCGAGCTCCGACTGGACCTGGCAAGATCGCGGCACGCGACTCAACTCTACGTCTACAGCGTCCAGCTGGCGCTGCGACAGCAGATTCAGCTCGCGCGAGCCCGGACTCTCGAATCGTTCGCCATCACGTGGAGCGAGCCCCCGGAAGTCGGCACGGTCGAGCCCGCCCACCTCTCTGTCGTCCTGGACGCCATGCGCGCCAAGGTGGACCAGTTCCTCGCTGCCTGGCGGGCCGCCAACCCGGACTGATTGCTGAACTGGTTCGTGCTCGGAATCGTGACGATCTCGTATCTGGTCGGCGCCGCCTGAACCAGTAGAGCCAGATCGTCCATGCGAGTGTTTCACACGGTGCGCGAGGCGAAGGACTTCTTCATCTCGCGGATCGTGGAGCAAGCGAACCGAGAGCATCATCCCCTGTCGGATCTCGAAACACGGATGCTGTACTTCACGGAGACGGGGCCGGAGGCATCATCCGGTCTCATGGAGAGCGCGGCGGAGTTCGAGGCCACCCACGACGACGCCAAGTACGAGCAGATGATCGCCGGGCTGCTGAATCGGGCGTATCGGGCAGACCTCGAGCGGGCCAGGCAGGGCAGAGAGGACGATCCCAGGCTAGTCTATCGGCAGGCGCTCGACCTCCTGAGAACCGAGGACCACTACCTCACCATCATGATCGAGCAAGGCATCGGCGACAAGCTCAGCTGGGGCGGCTGGCTGAGAAAATTTCTCGGCATCACGTAACCTGAGCCCATGAGCCACTTCTTCGCGTACCTCTTCAGGATGAAGTTCATCCGGCGCTGGGGGCTCATGTACAGCACCTACCCGGAGAACGTCCAGGAGCACAGCCTGAGGGTGGCCCAGATCGCCCACGCCCTCGCCGTCATCCGCAACCGGCTGTTCGGCGGCGACGTCAATGCCGAGCGCACGGCCGTGCTCGCCCTCTACCACGACGCGAGCGAGGTCCTCACGGGCGACCTGCCCACCCCGGTCAAGTACTTCAATCCCGACATCGCCGTCGCCTACCGCGCCATCGAGAAGATCGCGAGAGACAAGCTGGTGA
Above is a window of Candidatus Methylomirabilota bacterium DNA encoding:
- a CDS encoding branched-chain amino acid ABC transporter permease translates to MDANRLPLVPTAGAVFLLVVPFILPDWMKFIVTLAMAKFVAVLAVALFLRANLVTFGHAMFYAVGAYVVGFGVKWFRFHDMVVLLPLGALLGAGVAALVGLVMARYREVFFAMLNLAFSMMLYGVLLKLYWLTGGTDGLGVGVPTFLGYAPTREHLRDFLYYTTLGVAGIVIYVVYRFLASPLGFYLRALADNEIRIEYSGQSARRVLYITYIVSGALGGVSGVLAAFTVGHIVPEYSFWIQSGDFVFVAILGGYGSVVGPLIGSVAFEFIRTYASKYFPNEWQMTLGIIMLAIILFRPGGLWAIYESLAARFGKRTSEGQRA
- a CDS encoding ABC transporter ATP-binding protein gives rise to the protein MPEASVLRTIDLTKSFGMVTAADRINVEIRAGELVGIVGANGSGKTTFLNLITGYLTPEGGRILLMGEDRTGLPPRVITRLGIARSFQIPQLYTNMSVLDSILLSLAAQADKVGFWRPLYRPPWTDEGMEALERFGLKAYAQRPVSELPEGGRKLLDIALSFALKPKLLLMDEPTSGVSTKDKFQIMDTLIKVVQESRLTTIFVEHDMEVVQRYGQRVLAFNDGRVIADGRPEAVLADPDVRKAVLGRV
- the yfbR gene encoding 5'-deoxynucleotidase, which produces MSHFFAYLFRMKFIRRWGLMYSTYPENVQEHSLRVAQIAHALAVIRNRLFGGDVNAERTAVLALYHDASEVLTGDLPTPVKYFNPDIAVAYRAIEKIARDKLVSMVPDPLRGAYQPYFETQASDQELLELVRAADKICGYIKSLEEISTGNAEFVQAEKALRAAIEKITLPEVRYFMDTFVASFRLTLDELK
- a CDS encoding branched-chain amino acid ABC transporter permease; the protein is RVYGRAEAIQLLLTFSIFLILDDLMKLIWGTKPLFVSEPYTLLGEFSLSGIRYSWYQVLLIAVAILFGGALVWAVRGTRIGKIVVSVINDREISQAIGINVNRINMLSFTLGAFCAALGGALIAPTIAVAPGFAVDATVLAFAVIAIGGMGNLEGAALGALMVGLLRAMAVHLLPEADLVVIYLAMIVVLVIRPQGLFGELQLRRI
- a CDS encoding ATP-binding cassette domain-containing protein, whose product is MSIKGFPILRGVTLEISAGGLVGLVGRNGAGKTSTLKGILGLVPVTGGRIALDGTDLSKVPAHKRAPLGIGYMPEDRRLIGALTVEDNILMPAWATGRADERQRLTYIYDIMPDVPPLARRRASTLSGGQQKMAALARAVMTGTKLLLLDEAFEGLSPATGEKFARTIQALQREGLAILIAESDDKRLDFVDTIYTIERGEIVEPTGAVPTRG